Proteins encoded by one window of Streptomyces uncialis:
- a CDS encoding beta-N-acetylglucosaminidase domain-containing protein codes for MAGALGGGPSAFGPVASNGPTAAGPAEQSGAPVGATPGGVPQQTGNAPGASGATAPAPVPGVSGASALTPGERVKAGPVPDVWPRPQYLRPGKASARIGDDVVLVTGDGTDERAVDTLTGMLTDAGARRVTRTAADDPLPAAPALVVRLGQDTGVGPLGGGSFEARLDATLRALGTPARGDMPSGGYRLAVGRDSGRDTVVLAGTGEDGQFHAAQTLRQLVEGRRIASVAVRDWPGSAVRGMTEGFYGTPWTREQRLDQVDFLSRTKQNRYLYASGDDLYRQARWREPYPAEQRAMFRELADRAERGHVTLGWAVAPGQGMCLSSDADVKALTRKMDAMWALGFRAFQLQFQDVSYSEWHCARDARAFGSGPEAAAQAHARVANTVAGYLADRYPGSAPLSLMPTEYYQDGATPYRRALAAELDRSARPGGKVEIVWTGVGVVPRTITGRELSGARAAFGHPLVTMDNYPVNDFARDRVFLGPYLGREPAVAGGSAALLGNAMQQPVASRIPLFTAADFAWNPRAYRPGESWRAAIAAVAEGGTERTRAAVTALAAHDASSVLGAEESAYLRPVIDAYWRSRPAPGKERDKAERALRDAFTELARVPRDLAGTELYGEVRPWADQLARYGTAGLTALDLLAAQDRGDGPAAWALARDLDLATATRKAATVTVGAGVLEPFLKRARTSFDHWSGVAREPDPTGSGDGRTVPFDRPRELLAVTVLTEQGVSGTVEALVPGAGWRRVGELGGGGWTELRADALRAEALRVSGPQPSRVRHLVPWYADTRATAFSLAREEADVAIGGDPARVAVRLTSQRPAAVRGKITVRAPEGIEVRVPKETTVPRGTRLDVPLSVSAAKDTPSGTYDVAVSFGGETRVLTVRAFPRTAGPDLAAGARAGSSGDETPDFPAAAVVDGDPATRWSSPVEDDAWWQMELAEPVRLGMVSLRWEVHASRYRVQVSSDGRTWRTAATVADGRGGTESVRMDARDVRHIRVQMDRRGTRFGYSLWSVTAHAIRP; via the coding sequence ATGGCGGGCGCCCTCGGCGGCGGCCCCAGCGCCTTCGGCCCGGTGGCGTCGAACGGTCCGACCGCCGCCGGACCCGCCGAGCAGTCCGGCGCGCCCGTCGGCGCCACGCCCGGCGGCGTCCCGCAGCAGACCGGCAACGCCCCCGGTGCGAGCGGCGCGACGGCCCCCGCGCCCGTACCCGGGGTCTCCGGCGCCTCCGCGCTGACGCCCGGCGAACGTGTGAAGGCCGGGCCGGTGCCCGACGTATGGCCGCGACCGCAGTATCTGCGCCCCGGCAAGGCGTCCGCCCGGATCGGGGACGACGTGGTCCTCGTGACCGGTGACGGCACCGACGAGCGGGCCGTGGACACGCTGACCGGGATGCTCACCGACGCGGGCGCCCGGCGGGTGACCCGGACCGCCGCGGACGACCCGCTGCCCGCCGCGCCCGCCCTGGTGGTGCGCCTCGGGCAGGACACCGGGGTAGGTCCGCTGGGCGGCGGCAGCTTCGAGGCGCGGCTGGACGCCACGCTGCGCGCTCTCGGCACGCCCGCGCGCGGCGACATGCCGTCCGGCGGCTACCGGCTCGCGGTCGGCCGGGACAGCGGCCGGGACACCGTGGTGCTCGCGGGGACCGGCGAGGACGGCCAGTTCCACGCCGCGCAGACACTGCGTCAGCTCGTCGAGGGGCGCCGGATCGCCTCCGTCGCGGTCCGGGACTGGCCCGGTTCGGCCGTGCGCGGGATGACCGAGGGCTTCTACGGCACCCCGTGGACCCGGGAACAGCGTCTCGACCAGGTCGACTTCCTCAGCCGCACCAAGCAGAACCGCTATCTGTACGCGTCCGGGGACGACCTCTACCGTCAGGCGCGCTGGCGGGAGCCGTACCCGGCGGAGCAGCGCGCCATGTTCCGCGAGCTGGCCGACCGGGCGGAGCGCGGGCATGTCACCCTCGGCTGGGCGGTGGCTCCCGGGCAGGGCATGTGTCTGTCGTCCGACGCCGACGTCAAGGCGCTCACCCGCAAGATGGACGCCATGTGGGCGCTGGGCTTCCGCGCCTTCCAGCTCCAGTTCCAGGACGTCAGCTACAGCGAGTGGCACTGCGCCCGGGACGCCCGCGCGTTCGGCTCCGGGCCCGAGGCGGCGGCGCAGGCCCATGCCCGGGTCGCCAACACGGTCGCCGGGTACCTCGCCGACCGCTACCCCGGCTCGGCGCCGCTGTCGCTGATGCCGACGGAGTACTACCAGGACGGCGCGACCCCCTACCGCCGCGCGCTCGCCGCCGAACTGGACCGCTCCGCGCGGCCCGGCGGCAAGGTGGAGATCGTATGGACCGGGGTCGGGGTGGTGCCCCGCACCATCACGGGCCGGGAACTCTCCGGGGCGCGGGCCGCGTTCGGGCACCCGCTGGTCACCATGGACAACTACCCGGTGAACGACTTCGCCCGGGACCGGGTCTTCCTCGGCCCCTATCTGGGCCGGGAGCCGGCCGTCGCGGGCGGTTCGGCGGCGCTGCTCGGCAACGCGATGCAGCAGCCGGTGGCGTCCCGCATCCCGCTGTTCACGGCCGCCGACTTCGCGTGGAACCCCCGCGCGTACCGGCCGGGCGAGTCCTGGCGGGCGGCGATCGCGGCGGTGGCCGAGGGCGGTACGGAACGGACCCGGGCGGCCGTCACCGCGCTCGCCGCGCACGACGCGTCATCGGTGCTGGGGGCGGAGGAGTCCGCGTATCTGCGTCCGGTCATCGACGCGTACTGGCGGAGCCGGCCGGCCCCCGGCAAGGAACGCGACAAGGCCGAACGCGCCCTGCGTGACGCGTTCACGGAGCTGGCCCGGGTGCCCCGCGACCTCGCGGGCACCGAGCTGTACGGGGAGGTGCGGCCGTGGGCCGACCAGCTCGCCCGGTACGGCACGGCCGGGCTCACCGCGCTGGATCTGCTGGCCGCGCAGGACCGGGGCGACGGTCCGGCGGCCTGGGCGCTGGCCCGTGACCTCGACCTCGCGACGGCGACCCGGAAGGCCGCGACGGTGACCGTCGGAGCGGGTGTCCTGGAGCCCTTCCTGAAGCGGGCCCGTACCTCCTTCGACCACTGGTCGGGGGTGGCCCGTGAGCCGGACCCGACGGGCTCCGGCGACGGCCGGACGGTGCCCTTCGACCGTCCGCGCGAGCTGCTGGCCGTGACCGTGCTCACCGAACAGGGCGTCTCCGGGACCGTCGAGGCGCTGGTGCCCGGGGCGGGCTGGCGGCGGGTGGGCGAGCTCGGTGGCGGTGGCTGGACGGAGCTGCGTGCGGATGCCCTCCGGGCCGAGGCGCTGCGGGTCTCCGGGCCGCAGCCGTCCCGGGTGCGCCATCTGGTCCCCTGGTACGCCGACACCCGCGCCACCGCGTTCTCGCTGGCCCGCGAGGAGGCCGATGTGGCGATCGGCGGTGATCCGGCGCGGGTCGCCGTGCGGCTCACCTCGCAGCGGCCCGCCGCGGTGCGCGGCAAAATCACCGTGCGGGCGCCCGAGGGCATCGAGGTCCGGGTGCCCAAGGAGACGACCGTTCCCCGCGGTACCCGGCTGGACGTGCCGCTGAGCGTGTCCGCGGCGAAGGACACCCCCTCCGGCACGTACGACGTGGCCGTGTCCTTCGGCGGCGAGACCCGGGTGCTGACCGTCCGGGCCTTCCCCCGTACGGCCGGTCCGGATCTCGCGGCCGGGGCGCGGGCCGGTTCCTCCGGGGACGAGACCCCGGACTTCCCGGCCGCCGCGGTGGTGGACGGGGACCCCGCGACGCGGTGGTCCTCGCCCGTGGAGGACGACGCGTGGTGGCAGATGGAGCTGGCCGAGCCGGTGCGGCTCGGGATGGTCTCGCTGCGGTGGGAGGTGCACGCGTCCCGGTACCGGGTGCAGGTGTCGTCCGACGGTCGTACGTGGCGTACCGCCGCGACCGTCGCGGACGGGCGGGGCGGGACGGAGTCCGTCCGGATGGACGCGCGGGATGTCCGGCACATTCGTGTCCAGATGGACCGCCGCGGGACGCGCTTCGGGTACTCCCTCTGGTCGGTCACGGCCCACGCGATTCGCCCTTGA
- the pepN gene encoding aminopeptidase N: MPGTNLTREEAQRRAALLTVDSYGIDLDLGGAQEGGTYRSVTTVRFDSAEADAETFIDLVAPEVHEVVLNGTALDPAAVFADSRITLPGLLAGRNELRVVADCAYTNTGEGLHRFVDPVDQQAYLYTQFEVPDARRVFASFEQPDLKAAFQFTVKAPAGWTVISNSPTPEPKDDVWVFEPTPRISTYITALIVGPYHAVHSVYEKDGQSVPLGIYCRPSLAEFLDADAIFDVTRQGFEWFQEKFDYAYPFAKYDQLFVPEFNAGAMENAGAVTIRDQYVFRSKVTDAAYEVRAETILHELAHMWFGDLVTMEWWNDLWLNESFATYTSIACQAYAPGSRWPHSWTTFANSMKTWAYRQDQLPSTHPIMAEISDLDDVIVNFDGITYAKGASVLKQLVAYVGMDEFFKGVQKYFKAHAYGNTRLSDLLGALEETSGRDLKNWSKLWLETAGINILRPEISTGADGVITSFAVRQEAPALPAGAKGEPTLRPHRIAVGFYDLDGAGKLVRGERVELDVDGELTDVPQLVGKARPAVVLLNDDDLSYAKVRLDEASLAFVTEHLGDFAESLPRALSWASAWDMTRDAELPAREYLELVLSGIAKESDIGVVQSLQRQVKLALDLYAAPSWREAGLTRWTDATLAHLRAAEAGGDHQLAWARAFAATARTPEQLDLLEALLDGTRTIEGLAVDTELRWALVQRLAAVGRFDEAEISAEYERDRTAAGERHAAAARAARPTAEAKAEAWASVVESDQLPNAVQEAVIAGFVQTDQRELLAPYTEKYFAAVKGVWESRSHEMAQQVVVGLYPVLQVSSGTVEATDAWGAAAGPGASLLRLVSEAKSGVERALRAQSADASA, encoded by the coding sequence GTGCCTGGCACGAACCTGACCCGCGAAGAGGCGCAGCGCCGCGCCGCGCTGCTCACCGTGGACTCGTACGGGATCGATCTCGATCTCGGCGGCGCCCAGGAGGGCGGGACGTACCGGTCGGTGACGACGGTCCGTTTCGACTCCGCCGAGGCGGACGCGGAGACCTTCATCGACCTGGTCGCCCCCGAGGTCCACGAGGTGGTGCTGAACGGCACCGCGCTCGACCCGGCGGCCGTCTTCGCCGACTCGCGGATCACCCTGCCGGGGCTGCTGGCGGGGCGCAACGAGCTGCGTGTGGTCGCGGACTGCGCGTACACGAACACCGGTGAGGGTCTGCACCGCTTCGTGGACCCGGTGGACCAGCAGGCGTATCTGTACACGCAGTTCGAGGTGCCGGACGCGCGGCGGGTGTTCGCGTCGTTCGAGCAGCCGGACCTGAAGGCCGCGTTCCAGTTCACCGTGAAGGCGCCCGCCGGGTGGACGGTGATCTCCAACTCGCCGACGCCGGAGCCCAAGGACGACGTGTGGGTCTTCGAGCCGACCCCGCGTATCTCGACGTACATCACGGCGCTGATCGTGGGCCCGTACCACGCGGTGCACAGTGTGTACGAGAAGGACGGGCAGTCCGTGCCGCTCGGCATCTACTGCCGTCCGTCGCTCGCGGAGTTCCTGGACGCGGACGCGATCTTCGACGTGACCCGTCAGGGCTTCGAGTGGTTCCAGGAGAAGTTCGACTACGCGTACCCGTTCGCGAAGTACGACCAGCTCTTCGTGCCGGAGTTCAACGCGGGCGCGATGGAGAACGCGGGCGCGGTGACCATCCGCGACCAGTACGTGTTCCGCTCGAAGGTGACGGACGCGGCGTACGAGGTCCGCGCGGAGACGATCCTCCACGAGCTGGCGCACATGTGGTTCGGTGACCTGGTCACCATGGAGTGGTGGAACGACCTGTGGCTGAACGAGTCGTTCGCCACGTACACGTCGATCGCCTGCCAGGCGTACGCGCCGGGTTCGCGCTGGCCGCACTCGTGGACGACGTTCGCGAACTCGATGAAGACATGGGCGTACCGGCAGGACCAGCTGCCGTCGACGCATCCGATCATGGCGGAGATCAGCGATCTGGACGATGTCATCGTCAACTTCGACGGCATCACGTACGCGAAGGGCGCCTCCGTCCTCAAGCAGCTCGTCGCCTATGTCGGCATGGACGAGTTCTTCAAGGGCGTGCAGAAGTACTTCAAGGCGCACGCGTACGGCAACACCCGGCTGTCGGACCTGCTGGGCGCGCTGGAGGAGACCTCCGGCCGTGATCTGAAGAACTGGTCCAAGCTGTGGCTGGAGACCGCCGGGATCAACATCCTGCGGCCCGAGATCTCCACCGGCGCGGACGGGGTGATCACCTCCTTCGCGGTCCGTCAGGAGGCACCCGCGCTGCCCGCCGGGGCGAAGGGCGAGCCGACGCTGCGCCCGCACCGGATCGCGGTCGGTTTCTACGACCTGGACGGCGCGGGCAAGCTGGTGCGCGGTGAGCGGGTCGAGCTGGACGTGGACGGCGAGCTGACCGACGTACCGCAGCTGGTCGGCAAGGCGCGGCCGGCGGTCGTGCTGCTCAACGACGACGACCTGTCGTACGCGAAGGTCCGGCTCGACGAGGCGTCGCTGGCGTTCGTCACCGAGCACCTGGGCGACTTCGCCGAGTCGCTGCCCCGGGCGCTGTCCTGGGCGTCGGCGTGGGACATGACGCGGGACGCGGAGCTGCCGGCGCGCGAGTATCTGGAGCTGGTGCTCTCGGGGATCGCGAAGGAGTCCGACATCGGGGTCGTCCAGTCGCTCCAGCGGCAGGTCAAGCTCGCGCTGGACCTGTACGCGGCGCCGTCCTGGCGGGAGGCGGGGCTGACCCGCTGGACCGACGCGACGCTGGCGCATCTGCGGGCCGCCGAGGCGGGCGGCGACCATCAGCTGGCGTGGGCGCGGGCCTTCGCGGCGACCGCCCGTACGCCCGAGCAGCTCGATCTGCTGGAGGCGCTGCTGGACGGTACGCGGACGATCGAGGGGCTGGCCGTCGACACCGAGCTGCGGTGGGCGCTGGTGCAGCGGCTCGCGGCGGTGGGCCGGTTCGACGAGGCGGAGATCTCCGCGGAGTACGAGCGGGACCGGACGGCCGCGGGTGAGCGGCACGCGGCTGCCGCGCGGGCCGCGCGGCCCACGGCGGAGGCGAAGGCCGAGGCGTGGGCGTCCGTCGTGGAGTCGGACCAGCTGCCCAACGCGGTGCAGGAAGCGGTGATCGCGGGCTTCGTGCAGACGGATCAGCGTGAGCTGCTGGCTCCCTACACGGAGAAGTACTTCGCCGCGGTGAAGGGCGTCTGGGAGTCCCGTTCGCACGAGATGGCCCAGCAGGTGGTGGTGGGGCTGTACCCCGTGCTCCAGGTGTCTTCGGGGACCGTTGAGGCCACCGACGCGTGGGGCGCTGCCGCTGGGCCCGGGGCGTCGTTGCTCCGCCTCGTTTCCGAGGCGAAGTCGGGGGTCGAGCGGGCCCTGCGGGCGCAGTCCGCCGACGCATCGGCGTAA
- a CDS encoding EamA family transporter — MNRTATIALTALAPVSWGSTYAVTTEFLPPDRPLFTGLMRALPAGLALLAITRLLPTGAWWWKSAVLGALNIGVFFPLLFLSAYRLPGGMAAVVGSLGPLFVAGFAALLLSERPTTRTLLTGIAAALGVSLVVLRATGSFDTIGVAAAVGSSLSMSAGVVLTKRWGRPAGVGPLALTGWQLAWGGLLMAPLALAVEGAPPALDGRAVAGYLYLAVANTAIAYWLWFRGIGTLSATQVTFLGPLSPLTAAVIGWIALGEALTPLQVVGMGVAFAATVAGQVTVRPRSTRTPSVAAPGAEVPAVPKRSDLRVAP, encoded by the coding sequence ATGAACCGCACCGCCACCATCGCCCTCACCGCGCTCGCCCCCGTCTCCTGGGGCTCCACCTACGCGGTGACCACGGAGTTCCTGCCACCCGACCGCCCCCTGTTCACCGGGCTGATGCGGGCACTGCCCGCCGGACTCGCCCTCCTCGCGATCACCCGGCTGCTGCCCACCGGGGCCTGGTGGTGGAAGTCCGCGGTGCTCGGCGCGCTGAACATCGGGGTCTTCTTCCCCCTGCTGTTCCTCTCCGCGTACCGGCTGCCCGGGGGGATGGCCGCGGTCGTCGGGTCGCTCGGACCGCTGTTCGTCGCCGGGTTCGCCGCGCTGCTGCTCTCCGAGCGGCCCACCACCCGGACGCTGCTCACCGGGATCGCGGCGGCGCTCGGGGTGAGTCTCGTGGTGCTCAGGGCGACCGGGTCCTTCGACACGATCGGGGTCGCCGCGGCTGTCGGCTCCAGCCTTTCGATGTCGGCGGGGGTCGTGCTCACGAAGCGGTGGGGGCGGCCCGCGGGGGTGGGGCCGCTGGCGCTCACCGGATGGCAGCTGGCCTGGGGCGGGCTGCTGATGGCTCCGCTCGCCCTCGCGGTCGAGGGCGCGCCGCCCGCGCTCGACGGGCGGGCCGTCGCCGGGTACCTGTATCTGGCGGTCGCGAACACGGCGATCGCGTACTGGCTGTGGTTCCGGGGGATCGGGACGCTGTCCGCCACGCAGGTGACGTTCCTCGGACCGCTGTCGCCGCTGACCGCGGCGGTGATCGGGTGGATCGCGTTGGGGGAGGCGCTGACGCCGCTTCAGGTGGTGGGAATGGGGGTCGCGTTCGCCGCGACGGTTGCCGGTCAAGTGACCGTCCGCCCTCGTTCGACCCGTACCCCGTCGGTTGCTGCCCCGGGCGCCGAGGTTCCGGCCGTCCCGAAGCGGTCTGACCTGCGGGTCGCGCCATAG
- a CDS encoding DUF1203 domain-containing protein, with protein MTMTTTTSRPRHPAHPIDPATLTQLRAADDAGHACEAYTDEEGGAPLRCCLRRSRPGESVALVSYAPLRRWAAERWARPGAYDEQGPVFIHAEDCGGPVAGAAGYPFARPGALRVLRRYDADGRITGGRFMEIPQEPTPALDEALDEAFADPAVALVQLRAAEHGCLLFTIHRPHP; from the coding sequence ATGACCATGACCACGACCACTTCGCGCCCGCGCCACCCCGCCCACCCCATCGACCCGGCCACCCTGACGCAGCTGAGGGCCGCTGATGACGCCGGACACGCGTGCGAGGCGTACACCGACGAGGAGGGCGGGGCGCCGCTGCGGTGCTGTCTGCGGCGCAGCCGCCCCGGTGAGTCCGTCGCGCTAGTGTCGTACGCGCCGCTGCGGCGCTGGGCCGCCGAGCGCTGGGCCCGTCCCGGGGCGTACGACGAGCAGGGGCCCGTCTTCATCCACGCGGAGGACTGCGGGGGGCCCGTGGCCGGTGCGGCCGGGTATCCGTTCGCCCGGCCCGGGGCGCTGCGGGTGCTGCGGCGCTACGACGCGGACGGGCGGATCACCGGAGGACGGTTCATGGAGATCCCCCAGGAGCCGACCCCCGCTCTCGACGAGGCACTGGACGAGGCGTTCGCGGACCCGGCGGTGGCCCTGGTCCAGCTGAGAGCAGCGGAACACGGCTGCCTGCTCTTCACCATCCACCGCCCCCACCCCTGA
- the malQ gene encoding 4-alpha-glucanotransferase, with product MTLARLAALYSVDTSYSPSPGRTVTVAESAVRAALAALGVDADGPGAVAHALARRETELRERLLPPTLVWWPGRVPEALAALPPGTRVDVVPEPDADAAPRGPHTSAPPPGGHAPISWTIPAAGAPAPEPPPGVPYGVHPLTATTPDGRTARVNLVLAPARAPAPGPRAYGFLVQLYSLLSRRSWGMGDLGDLGELAAWAGRSLGAGFVQVNPLHAAVPGTPTDPSPYRPASRRFPDPVHLRIEDVPEYAYLDPAARRRADELAARAAKLRAGVLDGDARIDRDAVWELKRAALELVLDVPLGPGRLAAYREFLAREGRALEDHATWCALVERYGPDRTGWPAGLDDPRSPGTARARGELRDRYDFHRRAAWLTDCQLAAAQRAARDAGMPVGLVHDLAVGVHPDGSDTWARPDGFAAGMSVGAPPDAFNERGQDWGLPPWRPDRLAAEGYASYRMLLRALFRHAGALRIDHVMGLFRLWWVPEGSPPADGTYVRYDADAMLAVLVLEADRAGALVIGEDLGTVEPGVRETLRERGVLGTSVLWFERDWAGTGRPLPPDAWRADCLATATTHDLPSTAARLTGADTGLRHSLGLLARPLAEERAAAEGELAEWLELFVRLGLLTPDGGGADPGGDGGGDSYGDGDEQERVRAVHRFLLRTPARLVGVWLPDTVGDRRPQNLPGTWAEYPNWRLPLAGADGRPVSLEDLAASPRLRALADVLRGTPGDG from the coding sequence ATGACCCTTGCCCGGCTCGCCGCCCTGTACTCGGTCGACACCTCGTACTCCCCGTCCCCCGGCCGTACGGTCACCGTGGCGGAGAGCGCGGTCCGCGCGGCCCTCGCCGCGCTCGGGGTGGACGCCGACGGCCCCGGCGCCGTCGCGCACGCCCTCGCCCGGCGCGAGACGGAACTGCGGGAGCGGCTGCTGCCGCCCACGCTCGTCTGGTGGCCGGGCCGTGTCCCCGAGGCGCTGGCCGCCCTCCCGCCCGGCACCCGGGTGGACGTCGTCCCGGAACCGGACGCGGACGCCGCCCCACGCGGACCGCACACGTCCGCCCCGCCGCCCGGCGGCCACGCCCCGATCAGCTGGACGATTCCCGCCGCGGGCGCCCCCGCCCCGGAGCCGCCCCCCGGAGTGCCGTACGGGGTGCACCCGCTGACCGCGACCACCCCCGACGGCCGCACCGCGCGGGTGAACCTCGTCCTCGCCCCCGCGCGGGCCCCCGCCCCCGGCCCCCGCGCGTACGGGTTCCTCGTCCAGCTCTACTCGCTGCTGTCGCGGCGCTCCTGGGGCATGGGCGACCTGGGTGACCTCGGGGAACTCGCCGCCTGGGCGGGCCGCTCGCTCGGCGCCGGATTCGTCCAGGTGAACCCGCTGCACGCCGCCGTGCCCGGTACCCCCACCGACCCGTCCCCCTACCGGCCCGCGTCCCGCCGGTTCCCCGACCCCGTCCATCTGCGGATCGAGGACGTCCCCGAGTACGCGTACCTGGACCCCGCCGCCCGCCGCCGCGCCGATGAACTCGCCGCCCGTGCCGCGAAGCTGCGCGCCGGGGTGCTCGACGGGGACGCCCGGATCGACCGGGACGCCGTATGGGAGCTCAAGCGCGCGGCGCTCGAACTGGTCCTGGACGTACCGCTCGGCCCCGGACGGCTCGCCGCGTACCGGGAGTTCCTGGCACGTGAGGGGCGGGCGCTGGAGGACCACGCCACGTGGTGCGCCCTGGTGGAGCGGTACGGACCCGACCGGACCGGCTGGCCCGCCGGGCTGGACGACCCCCGCTCACCAGGGACCGCGCGGGCCCGTGGCGAACTGCGGGACCGCTACGACTTCCACCGCCGGGCGGCCTGGCTGACCGACTGCCAGCTCGCCGCCGCGCAGCGGGCCGCGCGGGACGCGGGCATGCCGGTGGGCCTGGTCCACGACCTCGCCGTCGGCGTCCACCCCGACGGCTCCGACACCTGGGCCCGGCCGGACGGCTTCGCCGCCGGGATGTCCGTCGGCGCGCCCCCCGACGCGTTCAACGAACGGGGCCAGGACTGGGGTCTGCCGCCCTGGCGCCCCGACCGGCTCGCCGCCGAGGGCTACGCGTCCTACCGGATGCTGCTGCGCGCGCTGTTCCGGCACGCGGGCGCCCTGCGCATCGACCATGTGATGGGCCTGTTCCGGCTGTGGTGGGTCCCCGAGGGCAGCCCCCCGGCCGACGGTACGTACGTCCGCTACGACGCCGACGCGATGCTCGCCGTGCTGGTCCTGGAGGCCGACCGGGCCGGGGCCCTCGTCATCGGGGAGGACCTCGGCACGGTGGAGCCGGGCGTCCGCGAGACGCTGCGGGAACGCGGGGTGCTGGGCACGTCGGTGCTGTGGTTCGAACGCGACTGGGCGGGCACCGGCCGACCGCTGCCGCCGGACGCGTGGCGCGCCGACTGCCTGGCCACCGCCACCACCCACGACCTGCCGTCCACCGCCGCCCGGCTCACCGGCGCCGACACCGGACTGCGGCACTCGCTGGGGCTGCTGGCCCGCCCGCTCGCCGAGGAACGCGCCGCGGCCGAGGGGGAGCTGGCCGAATGGCTGGAGCTCTTCGTCCGGCTCGGTCTGCTGACACCGGACGGGGGCGGCGCCGATCCTGGCGGGGACGGGGGCGGCGACTCGTACGGGGACGGGGACGAACAGGAGCGGGTCCGCGCGGTGCACCGGTTCCTGCTGCGGACCCCGGCCCGGCTCGTGGGTGTCTGGCTGCCGGACACGGTCGGGGACCGCCGTCCGCAGAACCTCCCCGGTACCTGGGCCGAGTACCCGAACTGGCGGTTGCCGCTGGCAGGCGCGGACGGACGGCCGGTCAGCCTGGAGGACCTGGCGGCCTCGCCCCGGCTGCGCGCGCTGGCCGATGTGCTGCGCGGGACCCCCGGTGACGGGTGA
- a CDS encoding aspartate-semialdehyde dehydrogenase, whose product MRIGIVGATGQVGTVMRKVLAERDFPVGVLRLFASARSAGSTIDWKGTAVTVEDAATADYSDLDIVLFSAGGATSRALAEKVAAQGAVVIDNSSAWRRDPGVPLVVSEVNPHAIADRPKGIIANPNCTTMAAMPVLRPLHEEAGLEAVVVATYQAVSGSGVAGVAELHGQVQKVVADADKLTHDGDAVDFPEPAVYQRPIAFNVVPLAGSVVDDGSFETDEEQKLRHESRKILEIPELKVSGTCVRVPVFSGHSLQINARFARPISVERAYELLGGAPGVVLSEIPTPLQAAGRDASYVGRIRDDETVAHGLALFVSNDNLRKGAALNAVQIAELVAASLSS is encoded by the coding sequence GTGAGGATCGGAATCGTCGGAGCCACCGGTCAGGTGGGCACGGTCATGCGCAAGGTGCTCGCCGAGCGGGACTTCCCGGTCGGCGTGCTGCGCCTGTTCGCCTCGGCCCGGTCCGCCGGTTCCACGATCGACTGGAAGGGCACCGCGGTCACCGTCGAGGACGCCGCCACCGCCGACTACAGCGATCTGGACATCGTGCTGTTCTCCGCGGGCGGCGCGACCTCCCGCGCGCTCGCGGAGAAGGTCGCCGCGCAGGGCGCCGTCGTGATCGACAACTCCTCCGCGTGGCGGCGGGACCCCGGGGTGCCCCTGGTGGTGTCCGAGGTGAACCCGCACGCGATCGCCGACCGGCCCAAGGGGATCATCGCCAACCCGAACTGCACCACGATGGCCGCGATGCCCGTACTGCGTCCGCTGCACGAGGAGGCCGGGCTCGAAGCGGTGGTCGTGGCGACGTACCAGGCGGTGTCCGGGTCCGGGGTCGCCGGGGTCGCCGAGCTGCACGGACAGGTGCAGAAGGTCGTGGCCGACGCGGACAAGCTCACGCACGACGGGGACGCCGTGGACTTCCCCGAGCCCGCGGTCTACCAGCGGCCCATCGCGTTCAACGTCGTGCCCCTCGCCGGGAGCGTCGTGGACGACGGTTCCTTCGAGACCGACGAGGAGCAGAAGCTGCGGCACGAGTCCCGCAAGATCCTGGAGATCCCGGAGCTGAAGGTGTCCGGGACCTGTGTGCGGGTGCCGGTCTTCTCGGGGCACTCGCTCCAGATCAACGCGAGGTTCGCGCGGCCGATCAGTGTGGAGCGCGCGTACGAGCTGCTGGGCGGGGCGCCCGGGGTGGTGCTGTCCGAGATCCCCACGCCGCTTCAGGCCGCGGGGCGGGACGCGTCGTACGTGGGGCGTATCCGGGACGACGAGACCGTCGCGCACGGGCTGGCGCTGTTCGTCTCCAACGACAACCTCCGCAAGGGCGCTGCGCTGAACGCTGTGCAGATCGCGGAGCTGGTTGCCGCCAGCCTTTCGTCGTAG
- a CDS encoding MarR family winged helix-turn-helix transcriptional regulator — MNQLPPAPPPDPVDAIIGQWARTRPELDTRAMEVFGRVFRLSRAVTDKMEKAYERYGISRGEFDVLGTLRRSGEPYTLSPRQLSATLMLTTGGMTGRLDKLERAGLLRRAPDPHDRRGLRVSLTEEGLALVDRAVVAGLDIQRAHLSVLDDSQAEELAALLRPLLARAEEPGGADSDKDTGAGADTGREKG; from the coding sequence ATGAACCAGCTCCCCCCGGCGCCCCCGCCGGACCCCGTCGACGCGATCATCGGCCAGTGGGCCAGGACGCGGCCCGAACTCGACACCCGGGCCATGGAGGTGTTCGGCCGGGTCTTCCGGCTGTCCCGTGCCGTGACCGACAAGATGGAGAAGGCGTACGAGCGCTACGGCATCAGCCGCGGCGAGTTCGACGTCCTGGGCACCCTGCGCAGATCAGGGGAGCCGTACACGCTCTCCCCCCGGCAGCTCTCCGCGACGCTGATGCTGACGACCGGGGGCATGACGGGGCGGCTGGACAAGCTGGAGCGGGCCGGACTGCTGCGCCGCGCGCCCGATCCGCACGACCGGCGGGGGCTACGGGTGAGCCTGACGGAGGAAGGGCTCGCGCTGGTGGACCGGGCGGTCGTCGCCGGGCTCGACATCCAGCGCGCGCATCTGTCCGTCCTCGACGACAGCCAGGCGGAGGAACTGGCCGCGCTGCTGCGTCCACTGCTCGCGCGGGCCGAGGAGCCGGGCGGCGCGGACTCGGACAAGGACACGGGGGCGGGGGCGGACACAGGCCGGGAGAAGGGCTGA